In Saccharomyces eubayanus strain FM1318 chromosome X, whole genome shotgun sequence, the genomic window TAATATTGATAGAAGGCTTGGATAGAACTGGTAAGACTACACAATGCAATATCTTGTACCAAAAATTGTTACCGGATTGTAAATTATTAAAGTTCCCCGAAAGATCGACTCGAATTGGAGGACTCATAGACCAATATTTGACGGACGATAGTTTCCGGTTATCAGACCAAGCCAttcaccttcttttttcggCAAACAGGTGGGAAATGATTGATAGCATGAAAGAAGCATTGCTGGAGGGGAAGAATATCATCATGGATAGATATGTTTACTCCGGAGTAGCATATTCCGCTGCCAAGGGTACGAACGGGATGGACCTAAATTGGTGTTTACAGCCGGACATAGGACTACTCAAACCAGATCTGACATTGTTTCTGAGCATTCAAGACGTTGCTAGTAACGCAGTAAAGGATGGATTTGGAGAAGAAAGGTATGAAACTTTAa contains:
- the CDC8 gene encoding bifunctional thymidylate/uridylate kinase, with translation MGRGKLILIEGLDRTGKTTQCNILYQKLLPDCKLLKFPERSTRIGGLIDQYLTDDSFRLSDQAIHLLFSANRWEMIDSMKEALLEGKNIIMDRYVYSGVAYSAAKGTNGMDLNWCLQPDIGLLKPDLTLFLSIQDVASNAVKDGFGEERYETLKFQKKVKQTFVTLLENEIKKGDESIKIIDVSGKDIQEVEALIWEIVEPTLTTEIDHDNFSFFQHK